CGGACTTCGGAGGCCTCGGCGCGGGCGGCGTTGAGGGCGTCCTGCAGCTGCTGCATCTGACTCTCGGAGTCCGTGATGCGTGCGTTCAACGCGGCGATGCGGCCTTCGCTGATCGCCTTGGCGTTGGACAGCGCACTCGACGCCGACGCGGCCTGGGCGACGGCAACGTCGCGGGCAGCATCGATGTTGTCGAGATCCTCCTTGAGGTTCGGGACCGTGGTGAGGAACGTGACTGACGCTGCTGAGAGCAGCAGGGACAGGAACACGAGCAGAACGACAAAGAGCTTGGTCAGTGGGCTCACGGTCGAAGCCTCCGGAGTGTCGCCGAGGTGCAAAGCCGGGCGGCCTTGCTGGCGAGGGCAGGTGCACCCGTCGGCGGACGCCGAGAGAGGTGCGGGGACGGTGCCGTCGCGGGCCGGGAAGCGACGGCAAGGCAAGGGGGCGGGACGGTTCCGATCGAGACCGGAATCGCTCGCACGCCCGTCGGAACAGTCTCCGACGCCGGTGGCCCGGGCGTGCGACTCGCCATGCTAATGGTCGGCCTGCACGTGTCAACGCTGCGCGCACGGCTCAGGGCGCGTCGCGGCGTATCGGACGTCTGCTTGCCGGCGGGGCGTTCATTCGCTCGGGTGGCGCGCCGATACAGGCAGTGGACCCTGTCTCATGACCATCAAGCCCACCAAAGACGCCACTTCCCCCATGGCCAACACCCGCGACGCCGACCGCCGTCGGCATCGTCGGCATCAGACGGCCTTCCCGGCCATCGCTCAGCCGATCGAAAGCCAGGCGGTCATCGGCGAGATCATCGACTTGTCCAGCGGCGGAGCGCGTCTCGTCACGACCGACGCCTCGGCCAAGCCGGGCGACGTGACGGAAGTTCGCCTGACGCTCCCGCCGCACGCGGGCATTCAGCCGTTCATCCGGCTCGCGAGCGACGAGGTCCAGCCGACGTGTGCGTGGCAAGGCAAGTTCGAAATCGCCCGCCGCATCGACCGTGGCGACGGCACCTTCGAGCTGGGCGGCAAGTTTTGCGATATGACGCCCGTCGATCGCGGCATGCTCGGGCTCTACCTGAGCACCCAGCCGCTGGCGGCGTGAGCCGACGCGAGCGCGCAATAAAAAATCCCCCGGGCGAGTGTCACCTCCGACCGACCGCCGGCCGGAGGTGACTGCCCGTGGGAACCAACCGCGCTCCATTCACACGAGTGACCCAACGCAGGTCGCTCGTCAGCCGCCACCACAGCGGCCGCCGACCACTTGGCGAATTGGGTGCCGGACGAACGCAACGGGCAAAATCCGGATGCGCATTTTTCCTCTGGCCGCGTCGTGCGATCCCTCGAATGGGCGAGGCAGGCCGGGACGGGCGATTTTTCAACTCGGCCGGAAGCAACTTTTTCTTCGCGGGTTCCTGTAAAAGACCCTGAGACAGCGTCGCATTCATCTGGGTCTGCTTAAATCTTCATCGTTCGCTCATCAACGTGCCCGTGACGCGCGCAGGCGCACCTTCGCCACGCTGATCGATCGACGTCGTGTACGATCGCGTGCCCGCCACGATGAAGCTCTCCGTCACCATCCCGGCTCAGAACGAGGCCCGCACGATCGGCGATGTCGTCCGCGATATCCCGCGTGAGATCGACGGCATCGACGAAGTCGAGGTGATCGTCGTCGACGACGCCAGCGACGACGGCACGGCCGAGTTGGCCGAGGACGCCGGGGCGAAGGTCGTCACCATGACCGGCCGGCCGGGGCTCGGGCCGGTGTGGCGTCTGGGCATGGACCGGGCGATTCGCGGCGGGGCGGACCTGATCGTCAACCTCGACGGCGACGGGCAGTTCCGTTCGAGCGACGTGGCCGAAATCGTCCAGCCGCTGCTGCGGGGCGAGTGCGACTTTGTCCACTGCACGCGTTTCGCCCACGGCGGGCCGGTGGGTCGCATGCCGGCGATCAAGCGTGCGGGCAACTGGCTCGTGACAAAGCTGGCCAACGCGATCTGCGGCACCAAGTTCACCGATGTCTCCTGCGGCTTCCGGGCGTACAACCGTGAGGCTGCGTATCGGCTGTCGCAGTTCGGGCGTTGGACGTACACCGAGGAGTGCGTCGTCTACCTCGTCGGCCGAGGCTTGCGGATCAAGGAGATGCCGTTCCCCGTGCTGGGCGAGCGCGAGCACGGCAAGAGCCGGGTGGCGAGCAACGTCATCTACTTCGCCAGCCACCTGCTGCACATCCTCATGCGCGCGGTGCGCGACGGGAAGCCGATGAAGTTCTTCGGCGTGGTGGCGGCGCTGGCGCTGTTGCCGGGCCTGCTGACGCTGGTGCTGGTGGGTCTCTGGGCGATCGCGATGCAGACGACGACGCCGTTCACGGGCGTGCTGACGATCGGCATCATTGCCACGCTCATCGGCGTGCTCCTGACGGTGCTGGCACTCCTGGCTGACATGGTGAGTCGGCACCGGCTGATCCACGAGGAGCTGCTCTACCTGGCGCGGTGTCGCTACTACGCGTCGCCTCAGGCGGACGACGTGCCGGAGTCGGCGGCGCTGGCGTCGGTGTTCGAGGCCTGAGCGACTTTGTCCATCACGGCGTCGACAGTGATGCGGTCAATGCAGTAGGGCGGCCGACATCGGACGTGCGGTGTGGTCGCGTGCTGCGGGTAGCGAAAGCACGGCGCGCAAGATGCGGGCGTCTGGACGACCAGATGCCGGTAGCCCCACGGTGAGACCTCGTCCGGCCGAGCCGGTGCGAAGAGCGTGACGGGCGGCGTCCCGACGGCGGCGGCGAGGTGGGCGAGCCCGGAGTCGGAGCCAACGTACAGGTCGCACGCCGCCAAGACGGCCGCGGCGTCGGCGAGCGTGCCGGTGAGTTGCAGTACAGGTGCGTCGGTGTGCTCTGCGAGCAACTCACCAACGCCAGCATCCTCGGGACCTTCCAGTAGGACGGGCGTGTATCCGAGGTCGCACAAGCACGGGACGAACTGACCGAAGTGTTCCGGAGACCACCGTTTGCTCTGAGAAAAGATGGTGTCTCCACTCCCCGCGTGGATCGCACAGAAGCGATCCACGCGGGGAGTGGAAACGAGTCTCTCCAGTCGATGTCGAGCGTTCTGGACCTCGGTCTCGTCGAGCGGAAAGACCGGGCTCATTGACCGATCGACGGGAAGCTCGAGCGCTTCCAGCAGATCGAGATTCGACAGCACGTCATGACGTCCGTCGTGCGTCGGAACGCGGTGTCGAACCAAACCGTGAAGTGCGGCGAGCTTCCCGACGCGGTAGTCATGGATCACGACGCGCTTCGCCCGAGACGCCGACGCCAGAAGCGAATACTGCCACCGATTGCTCGGATAGGGCACGACGAGCAGATCTGCACGAAACGCCCGGAGCTCCCGCAGCAACCTGGCGAACTGCCGGGGCTCGTTGCCGAAGACGCGAACCTCGGCCACTTCGTCAAGCCGATCGAAGACGCCGGCGATCGACGCGTTGCGGGCAAAAATCGTGACCGGCGAACCGGTACCGCTGGCCAGCTGTCGCACCATCGGCTGGGCCATGAGGGCGTTGCCCATGCCCGCCAGCACCGGGATTGCGGTTTTCACTGGCGTTGGAGGTCGAGGCACATCGGGGCGACGCTGCGGAACCCGCCGGTCCAGCCGTAGCCGCGGACCAGGTCGTACATCGCCTGAAGACGCGGGTACTTCCACGGGAGGTGCTCTGGCTCGCGGGCCTTGACCTCCGGCGTGCTGAGCAGGCCCGTCGCGTCGTGGTACGCCTCGTCCGCCTGACGTTTCAGGTCCTCCAGGTCCAGGACGAAGTGCTCGCCGAGGCGATCGAGCACGAGTTTTGACGACGCGGGCAACAGCTCGAACTTGCCGTCGAGGCCGAGGTCGAAGGTCAGGACGAGTCTGCCGCCGGGCTTGACGACGCGGGCCATCTCGTCGACGACGGCCGCATAGTCGCCGGTGTGCTCCAGCACGCTGACGCACATCAAGACGTCGAGCCCACCGTCGTCGAATGGCAGCTTCTGGATCGGCGACGCGTCGTACGACACCCGGCCGTCGTGCTGCTCGTTCACCGCGGCGAACATCTTCGCGTAGGTCGTGTTCGGATCGCAACAAGCGAACGTTGCACCGTCGAGTCGCTCGGCCAGCAGGTACGGCAGGAACGTCACGCCGCTGCCCGCGTCGCAGCAGACCAGGTCCGTCCGCCCGACGCGATCCGCCTGCGCCATTACGGCGGCAGCAGCGAAGGGATATTCGAATCGTCGCGACCAGAGCCGCATCGGATCGTCGCCCCAGTGCCGGCCGTAGCCGCGGAGGGCTGCGTCGTGCTGCTGGAGGAACGCGTCGTTGTACGACTTGAGTTCGCCGTAGAAGTCCGAAGCCTTGAGTGCGTCCAGCTCCGCCAGCGTCGGCACGCCGTTGCGGAACTCGGGCAACGCTTCGGTATCCAAAAGGGCGACGTCGCGCGGCATCCGGGATGATGTTACGACGCTGCCTCTCCGTCATCCCGAACGCAGCCGAGGGACCTCGGAGTGGTTCTGTAAGGCGTTCCGGACGAGGTCCTTCGACTCGCTGCGCTCGCTCAGGATGACGGAGGTGGGCGACGGCTCACTCCAGCACGACGCCGGCTTTGCCCAGGACCGTGCCGGTCGCGGCGGCGAGGTCGACGCGGGCGATCTCGTATTGGCTGATCGCCGACG
This window of the Planctomycetota bacterium genome carries:
- a CDS encoding glycosyltransferase family 2 protein, which codes for MPATMKLSVTIPAQNEARTIGDVVRDIPREIDGIDEVEVIVVDDASDDGTAELAEDAGAKVVTMTGRPGLGPVWRLGMDRAIRGGADLIVNLDGDGQFRSSDVAEIVQPLLRGECDFVHCTRFAHGGPVGRMPAIKRAGNWLVTKLANAICGTKFTDVSCGFRAYNREAAYRLSQFGRWTYTEECVVYLVGRGLRIKEMPFPVLGEREHGKSRVASNVIYFASHLLHILMRAVRDGKPMKFFGVVAALALLPGLLTLVLVGLWAIAMQTTTPFTGVLTIGIIATLIGVLLTVLALLADMVSRHRLIHEELLYLARCRYYASPQADDVPESAALASVFEA
- a CDS encoding glycosyltransferase family 9 protein gives rise to the protein MKTAIPVLAGMGNALMAQPMVRQLASGTGSPVTIFARNASIAGVFDRLDEVAEVRVFGNEPRQFARLLRELRAFRADLLVVPYPSNRWQYSLLASASRAKRVVIHDYRVGKLAALHGLVRHRVPTHDGRHDVLSNLDLLEALELPVDRSMSPVFPLDETEVQNARHRLERLVSTPRVDRFCAIHAGSGDTIFSQSKRWSPEHFGQFVPCLCDLGYTPVLLEGPEDAGVGELLAEHTDAPVLQLTGTLADAAAVLAACDLYVGSDSGLAHLAAAVGTPPVTLFAPARPDEVSPWGYRHLVVQTPASCAPCFRYPQHATTPHVRCRPPYCIDRITVDAVMDKVAQASNTDASAADSGTSSA
- a CDS encoding PilZ domain-containing protein; protein product: MTIKPTKDATSPMANTRDADRRRHRRHQTAFPAIAQPIESQAVIGEIIDLSSGGARLVTTDASAKPGDVTEVRLTLPPHAGIQPFIRLASDEVQPTCAWQGKFEIARRIDRGDGTFELGGKFCDMTPVDRGMLGLYLSTQPLAA
- a CDS encoding class I SAM-dependent methyltransferase — encoded protein: MPRDVALLDTEALPEFRNGVPTLAELDALKASDFYGELKSYNDAFLQQHDAALRGYGRHWGDDPMRLWSRRFEYPFAAAAVMAQADRVGRTDLVCCDAGSGVTFLPYLLAERLDGATFACCDPNTTYAKMFAAVNEQHDGRVSYDASPIQKLPFDDGGLDVLMCVSVLEHTGDYAAVVDEMARVVKPGGRLVLTFDLGLDGKFELLPASSKLVLDRLGEHFVLDLEDLKRQADEAYHDATGLLSTPEVKAREPEHLPWKYPRLQAMYDLVRGYGWTGGFRSVAPMCLDLQRQ